The Haliotis asinina isolate JCU_RB_2024 chromosome 2, JCU_Hal_asi_v2, whole genome shotgun sequence genomic interval tgctactgcggctactgctactgctactgctactgctgctggctagctattctcgaaacgttcgtagccctacgaagttctcaagcccattcttaacacactggctacgaccAAAGGTAGGAATTCTGAGGGCGCTACGAACGTTTAGAGAATAAGGGCCCTTGTTATGTAATATGAGGTCTAGGAGGTGAATACAACTGATAGCCGATTTTTTGGGAAAGCCAGTATCTAAAAGAGATTGACGGCAGTAGAGATTTTACTTGGTAAACTCAGGAAATTGAAATACAAAGTCCTGATTTAATTGATATAAGGCATTACATTACAGACACTGTAGCTCATATGGCTAAATGTATCGGGAGAGTAGCAGACATTGTGCCCTTCAGGTGTCCATATGGTCATGTCGTATAGCAGCCGGTCATCTTTGTTGGCAAAGGCGAGGGCAACACTTGTGCATGTCAAGATGGCAACTGCAGGGGGCTGACCTATGACAGCGACAGCAATTCTGTGGCAGGACGGCTGTTCCTTCAGATTGCGGGACTCTCTCTCGGAATGTGTCTGTTCTATTTCATACAACTTGGTGAAGAATATGCATGCTAACTCAAAATGACCGCACCTCAAACGCGTCCTTTAATGCAACTGAAATCAAACCGTCCTAGTGAGTGGTcacatgtttgtttcagatcgTCCGAACGTCCGCAGCGCACAGCGCAGGAATCCGCAATACGCCAATATATATGCAGTTGTGTGTGTCCCATTGCGACAGATGACTGAGCGATACACACGTGAACTTTACCTCgacagaaacaaaaacatcatggGAAACATACAATTTTGCTGGTCAAGGCCCCGATATCAGGTaggtctgtctatgtatgtatgcatgtatgtttgtgtgtgtgtgcctgtgtgtctgtgtgtgcgtgctcGTGCGTGCTCGCGTGCGTgcctgtctctctctgtggCTTTGCCCTACAAAGTGACAGCTTTCTTTATGTGAATTCTACATGCCAAAATGAATAGATTTCATTGTGTTCGTTTGGGTTCCAGAAACTATTCCACACAAACAACTACATTGCCTCTCACTATGAGCCCCAGTTGGTACATAGAGGTATGTTCAATCATATTAATGGTTTCTTTTATTTAAAACACGTATTgctgttttatatattttgtcaggTCCAATCCTTTCACGTGTACTCCGAGATGTTTTCTTGATACATACCGGTATATTAGATATATCTTCCACTACTTCTTTTCTTGGACTTCAATATTACAAAATTAACACACTTTAACAAAttaatcatgtatgtgtattttGAATGTCAGTCTAATACATAAAACGACACGTTCAGGTACAGACTATGATCAGTGTGATGTGATTTTTGTAGGACAAACACCTTGGAACCACGAACATGCTGTAACAGAAGACGAACTGGATACACCTGTATCTGCACGAGATCTCGGACGTGTTGCAAGTCACATTGGTATGGAGTTCGAGTCTGTCGGGATAGAGCTTAGACTTACTCTCGTTACGTTGGAGCAAGGTAAAGTTAGACACCCATGGTCACTGTATATGCAGATTGTACACATGCTGACCAAGTGGAAGGAGAAGAACGGGAGATCCGCCACTGGCCTGGTCCTCGTCAGAGCATTGTGGAGATGCAAAGACAGATGTACGATTGAGTGGGAGGACATTCTCAAGATTCTTCAGTGATATACATTGAATTCTTTACGGTCAAGCAACTTGGTACCTTTCTCCACAGGAAACTATCCACTTTGAAAATTACTCAGATTCCTGGACATGACAGATAAACGTAGAATGATGACTTAACTAAGCTTTGCACGTGCTCTTGGGAATGCTCACGTATTTGTACCAGACTCAGTGCTCAACCCATACAAAGTAAATGCATGTTTCACATGTCTCTAGAATTAATATTGAACCTAAACTACGATTCTGTCCTCATTGTCCtgttgtatttttcatgttATATGTTATGCATTGTATTGTGTAGTATTTTACTGCAAGTTATTCTGCTTAATCTCACGCATGTTCTTGTTTTGTGGTATGTGGCGTGCAGCATTCCGGTGTGTGAGACGTTTATACGGTTGTTTAGTCATGTGTGGTGTGTACCACAATCAGGACCTAGTTATCGATAATGCTGAAAGACAGTTTGAGAGCGTGTCAAAGAAGCATCGCAGCCTTGTGCCAAAACATATTGTTATTGGGCTTGAGTCAGTTGGAATCGAATTTGGACCCAATGTCATGGTG includes:
- the LOC137273349 gene encoding uncharacterized protein yields the protein MWLCLVMLSVLPVYNRPNVRSAQRRNPQYANIYAVVCVPLRQMTERYTRELYLDRNKNIMGNIQFCWSRPRYQKLFHTNNYIASHYEPQLVHRGQTPWNHEHAVTEDELDTPVSARDLGRVASHIGMEFESVGIELRLTLVTLEQGKVRHPWSLYMQIVHMLTKWKEKNGRSATGLVLVRALWRCKDRCTIEWEDILKILQ